The following proteins are co-located in the Deinococcus metallilatus genome:
- a CDS encoding nuclear transport factor 2 family protein: protein MANLTEAFMQALQTTEEDGDPAPLVALFADDATLQNLTTQLWRGQEGARQFWQTYLDNFQTIRSQFTHHSDDGHTGLMEWQATGQLADGTDIAYRGASVIEHDGQKVSAFRTYYDSAAFVKPVVETEA from the coding sequence ATGGCGAACCTGACCGAGGCGTTCATGCAGGCCCTTCAGACCACCGAGGAAGACGGCGACCCGGCCCCCCTGGTCGCGCTGTTCGCGGACGACGCGACGCTGCAAAATCTCACCACGCAGCTCTGGCGGGGCCAGGAAGGCGCACGTCAGTTCTGGCAGACGTATCTGGACAACTTCCAGACCATCCGCAGCCAGTTCACCCACCACAGCGACGACGGCCACACCGGGTTGATGGAGTGGCAGGCGACCGGCCAACTCGCTGACGGCACCGACATCGCCTACCGGGGCGCGAGCGTGATCGAACACGACGGGCAGAAGGTGAGCGCCTTCCGCACCTACTACGACTCGGCCGCGTTCGTGAAACCGGTGGTGGAGACGGAAGCCTGA
- the queG gene encoding tRNA epoxyqueuosine(34) reductase QueG, with the protein MNRAELLSDLAVSLGADAVGWAPANVPASAVTEYAAWLAAGRHAGMGYLERQLPARSDPASRLEGTASVLVLGVSHAFADPGVPTGGVRVGRVARYAWTPDYHDQLQPVLTRLEEEAARLGVRARGYVDHGPVMERLFAAEAFLGWRGKSGMNISTRLGAFVTLAVLLTDLPFVGPQEAHPDRCGRCFRCVAACPTNAIGPDRAIDARRCISYLTIEHRGPVSPELRAGMGDWLFGCDICSEVCPWTQKAGPLARLLQPDPELAHPDLGAFFGVSERQFERRFAGTAFLRPRRKGMARNALTVLGNTRDPGGWPLLLAGVQDPAWEVREAAAWALGQWGEAGHVRALLDDPQETVRETAARALGVAS; encoded by the coding sequence GTGAACCGCGCCGAACTCCTCTCCGACCTCGCCGTGTCGCTGGGGGCGGACGCGGTGGGCTGGGCACCCGCAAACGTCCCGGCGTCGGCAGTGACCGAGTACGCGGCGTGGCTGGCGGCGGGGCGGCACGCGGGGATGGGCTATCTGGAGCGGCAGCTTCCGGCCCGCTCGGACCCCGCGAGCCGTCTGGAGGGCACGGCGAGCGTCCTGGTGCTGGGCGTCTCGCACGCCTTTGCGGACCCCGGTGTGCCTACAGGAGGTGTGCGGGTGGGAAGGGTCGCCCGCTATGCCTGGACCCCCGACTATCACGACCAGCTTCAGCCCGTCCTGACCCGGCTGGAGGAGGAAGCGGCACGGCTGGGGGTGCGGGCGCGGGGCTACGTGGACCACGGACCGGTGATGGAGCGCCTCTTCGCGGCGGAAGCGTTCCTGGGCTGGCGCGGCAAGTCGGGGATGAATATCAGCACGCGGCTGGGCGCCTTCGTGACGCTGGCGGTGCTGTTGACCGACCTGCCGTTCGTGGGGCCACAGGAGGCCCATCCCGACCGCTGCGGGCGCTGCTTCCGCTGCGTGGCGGCCTGCCCCACGAACGCCATCGGGCCGGACCGGGCCATCGACGCGCGGCGCTGCATCTCGTACCTGACCATCGAACACCGGGGGCCGGTGTCGCCCGAACTGCGCGCCGGAATGGGCGACTGGCTCTTCGGCTGCGACATATGCAGCGAGGTCTGCCCCTGGACGCAGAAGGCCGGGCCGCTCGCGCGCCTCCTCCAGCCGGACCCCGAGCTGGCGCACCCCGACCTGGGCGCCTTTTTCGGTGTCAGCGAGCGGCAGTTCGAGCGGCGGTTCGCGGGCACGGCCTTTCTGCGCCCACGCCGCAAGGGCATGGCCCGCAACGCGCTGACGGTCCTGGGCAACACGCGCGACCCGGGGGGCTGGCCGCTCCTGCTGGCCGGAGTGCAGGACCCCGCCTGGGAAGTCCGCGAGGCGGCGGCCTGGGCGCTGGGGCAGTGGGGTGAGGCGGGGCACGTCCGGGCGCTGCTGGACGACCCGCAGGAGACGGTGCGGGAAACGGCCGCCCGCGCGTTGGGCGTCGCTTCATGA